A single region of the Ictalurus punctatus breed USDA103 chromosome 17, Coco_2.0, whole genome shotgun sequence genome encodes:
- the numa1 gene encoding nuclear mitotic apparatus protein 1 isoform X2, producing the protein MALHPAKEEAILAWMNGLQLDQPVQRITDLQDGNLLLKLVYKLKGEEPSQAPMHLPQAERLSIISDFLHSGCHVEECVLLTLAKGRMLELELTKVVLLLCYYGLVNNNLVPKVEFETELQMATMLRYVQEGVSGLSLREGLDKLLTTGSLIYSSSVSSMSSHSDDGSPVFSRSHSSPLVRFLELNTVASSSFVSSPIQELMSTPQVQVKRLRKELAREGDVRDELERELTERITLLSEQEGQISQLQYRLQRLQRDQEEMEKEHKATLTELQEKNNGLLTRVHEVLKQCRDLKTDNGQKERRIDDLMEENGTLAAQVRNALGQLARAEEEVAKISEAHDSSQMEWGNRRDLLQRELSQALTDKECLTEQIQILQGKISVLEDELAKLSQQPEERGEVLGPIVEWEKLKQELADLSLKSSQLEETISLLEKEKMAIETLLAEERSSFEKETLRLEGRILDLQQSINNIQAEKEAQEQASKTKQETLTCQIAALETDLVRLQQLEVQLTVEIAASAELRQQRGALEAKVASLEDMVNMLQSKCENMEAENITQQEVLDVVRADLQNAQISLVEYEKKLADHQKVVEENASLRARISALDDTIANLQTEIDGERKRGDELLTAKEQQKALMEEKFQKQEHKAHEMFTELETLSQELRKMKHQKLDSESCIEKLIQEGIDLKASLAEERDRGQSQLALVNKTREAREMELQQVITDNQSKISELQSKIEGTVESMKQSESELSVLKEKITSKDGELFIQQQELAHLQNKADNLQSQLLEVEGLSQQLSQEVVSKDGEVQHLKAALEQKEGEIHSLKVSLQSLEARSTEMRDLHQKEVEEQRLAIAELKLQLAEAAKLISEKVRTLEDLAQQLKNLKEELSIERQRVATLENSFKTSKEAHEVQEQSLRLEVTQLQQEIDGHLKKLEESLNEMNSLKEEMSRQQDAALQKEQKVSVLASQKKSLEENFSQLQNKLAEATTLATERQTELLRLQEEVQHQENLRAKAQEIEETQRKELQTEVAELQVRVQELTVFASEREIQFDSLQEKMKEQEDYSQKLLQKSEEALQTELENIVDLKGQLESAKHQTAVKNKLLESVEEKLRQMELMYQQKETLASEACQAKETLERRVNELYCKQKQDLDRYQQDLETLKKEKEHLSLVNESLQSEHQTLQVQSKEQQQTLNALKVDLQNAQDGYQQELGTLKKEKDHLASLSQSLENECQNLQAENKVQLEELNVLKADLQNTQNGYQQEIETLKNEKEHLSSANQSLQQELQTLHAEKTGQQEELNALKADLQENKVKFEKDLESLKNEKDQLSSVNQSLQTECQVLQLENNEQLETLNAVKADLQESKDEHEKHLETLKNEQQQLASLNQSLQSECQNLQAEKTVQQEELNALKADLQERKAKYQKDLEISKCEKEHLSSVNQSLQTECQTLQAENRRQQEMLNALKADLQNAQDGYRQELETLKNEQENLCSVNQSLRSECQNLQAEKTVQQEELNALKADLQESKDEHEKHLETLKNEQEQLASLNQSLQSECQNLQAEKTVQQEELNALKADLQESKDKHEKDLETLKNEKEQLASLNQSLQSECQNLQAEKTVQQEELNALKADLQESKDKHEKDLETLKNEKEQLASLNQSLQSECQNLQAEKTVQQEELNALKADLQESKDKHEKDLETLKNEQEQLASLNQSLQSECQNLQAEKTVQQEELNALKADLQERKAKYQKDLEISKCEKEHLSSLNQSLQTECQTLQAENRRQQEMLNALKADLQNAKDGYRQELETLKNEQEHLHSANQSLRSECQNLQAEKTVQQGELNALKADLQESKDKHKKDLETLKNEKEQLASVNQSLQAEKTGQQEELNALKADLQENKDAYHKDLETLKNEKDHLASVNQSLLKDLEEAQKVGAELVSVREVTQQRENELETHVKELQVKMKEFSTLVDEREAEIRNLHLEVKQQEASRLSALDQFKESEKQKQDACQANEVLEKAISELHLKRKQELEKYQQQLDALAKEKDILTTVNHSLQAERKAQQEALIDLQSGLQQEVKTLKKEKEHLSSINQSLQRECDASQRLGADLEAKLKGQTESIRATKEALQKKEKQNQELQEQLRVKTETVEHYKVQVEKAKTHYNGKKQQLLEEQEACRTLQTSLETSESEAKALKAELKLVSMELEKIKETEKCLMVKVKSLETQLDYADRQLREQRKQEGQSVKVKHRESVYGKIPEHPQNASTESLELNLDDSLDNAGSKRSLPGESSTPLVRSSERLAAKRHAQGGGSLETLYFTPMMPRAKKHEGAPQDHKLESSITSLGELTLDSAKKPSSSVQRRRTTQVINITMTKKTPRGGAADADESFFSLHSAQSQPNVASHKARPVSAEIFEDPDKLLSLPGYRRSTAHGTVPPRPSSVFCLGSEYEPDHLADDWMRIAELQSRNKACLPHLKSSYPLESRPSLGFTHLPVTDEDVRTGDPHETIRRASMVPSQLKDSVAAHRLSLAPPAAAAHGRAPQVSKSREVRSTRSPLAPKRPAGQVQDLDTPEAKKFVSCFPRTPKGRNLRSTSSQNIAPSLADRRQSMAFVIDNTPKKVVRGDSSLLQRGISKLRKSPRAASTKSPKITSSAKKSPAFGSLL; encoded by the exons cttcagATGGCGACCATGTTGCGTTATGTTCAGGAGGGAGTGAGCGGTCTGTCTCTGCGTGAAGGTCTGGACAAGCTCCTCACCACAGGCT CTCTGATCTACAGCTCGTCTGTGAGCAGTATGTCCTCTCACAGTGACGACGGCTCGCCCGTTTTCTCCCGGTCACACAGCTCTCCACTCGTCCGCTTTCTGGAGCTCAACACCGTGGCCTCCAGCTCGTTTGTCAG CTCTCCAATACAGGAGCTGATGAGCACACCTCAGGTGCAGGTGAAGCGTCTGCGTAAGGAGCTGGCACGTGAGGGAGACGTGCGTGACGAACTAGAACGAGAGCTGACTGAACGCATCACCCTCCTCTCAGAGCAAG AGGGACAGATCAGTCAGCTTCAGTACAGACTGCAGCGCTTGCAGAGGGATCaggaggagatggagaaggagCACAAAGCTACACTGACTGAGCTGCAGGAGAAGAACAACGG ACTCCTCACACGGGTACACGAGGTCTTAAAGCAGTGTCGAGACCTTAAAACGGACAACGGTCAGAAAGAGAGACGGATTGACGATCTGATGGAGGAGAATGGCACACTCGCCGCACAG GTGAGAAACGCATTGGGGCAGCTTGCGAGGGCTGAGGAGGAAGTCGCTAAAATATCAGAAGCTCACGATTCGTCCCAGATGGAGTGGGGGAACAGGAGGGACTTGCTGCAGAGAGAGCTAAGCCAGGCTCTCACCGACAAG GAATGTCTTACTGAGCAAATTCAGATCTTACAAGGAAAGATCTCCGTTTTGGAGGACGAGCTCGCCAAGCTCTCGCAGCAACCCGAAGAGAGAGGTGAAGTCCTGGGGCCGATCGTAGAG TGGGAGAAACTGAAGCAGGAACTTGCAGACTTGTCTCTAAAAAGTTCCCAACTGGAAGAAACCATTTCCCTCCTTGAGAAGGAGAAAATGGCCATCGAAACACTATTAGCAGAAGAGAGAAGCTCCTTTGAAAAGGAAACCCTGCGCTTGGAGGGACGTATTTTGGATCTTCAGCAGTCGATAAACAATATACAAGCTGAGAAGGAAGCTCAGGAACAAGCCTCAAAGACCAAACAGGAAACTCTTACCTGCCAGATAGCAGCTTTGGAAACCGATCTGGTTCGTCTTCAACAGCTGGAAGTCCAGCTGACGGTAGAGATCGCTGCATCCGCTGAACTTCGGCAGCAACGTGGGGCGTTGGAGGCAAAGGTCGCCTCCTTGGAGGACATGGTTAATATGCTACAATCCAAGTGTGAAAATATGGAGGCAGAAAATATAACACAGCAGGAAGTTCTTGATGTTGTAAGGGCTGACCTTCAAAATGCCCAAATTTCCCTTGTGGAATATGAAAAAAAGCTGGCAGACCATCAAAAAGTGGTAGAGGAGAATGCCTCTCTCCGAGCCAGAATCTCTGCACTGGATGACACCATCGCGAATCTTCAGACTGAGATTGatggtgagagaaaaagaggtgaTGAGCTTCTTACGGCGAAAGAGCAGCAGAAAGCTTTGATGGAGGAAAAGTTTCAAAAACAGGAGCACAAAGCTCATGAGATGTTCACCGAACTAGAGACTCTGAGCCAAGAGCTTCGCAAAATGAAGCATCAGAAACTTGATTCTGAATCGTGTATAGAGAAGTTAATCCAAGAAGGAATTGACCTTAAAGCAAGTCTAGCAGAGGAGCGCGATCGAGGCCAGTCACAACTGGCTCTAGTAAACAAGACCAGAGAGGCGAGGGAGATGGAGCTGCAGCAAGTTATTACAGACAACCAGAGCAAAATATCAGAGTTGCAGAGTAAGATTGAGGGAACTGTCGAGTCGATGAAGCAAAGCGAATCTGAACTGTCTgtgctgaaagaaaaaataacttCTAAAGATGGAGAACTCTTCATACAACAGCAGGAACTGGCCCACCTTCAAAATAAGGCAGACAATCTGCAAAGCCAGCTCTTGGAGGTAGAAGGGCTTTCACAACAACTGAGTCAGGAGGTGGTATCCAAAGACGGGGAAGTTCAACACTTGAAGGCGGCGCTTGAACAGAAGGAAGGAGAGATCCATTCCCTTAAGGTCAGCCTTCAGTCTCTTGAAGCGAGGTCCACTGAAATGCGAGATCTTCACCAGAAGGAAGTTGAAGAGCAGAGGCTTGCTATCGCGGAACTGAAGTTACAACTTGCCGAAGCTGCGAAACTTATCTCTGAGAAAGTTAGAACTCTGGAAGATCTTGCCCAGCAGTTAAAGAACTTAAAGGAAGAGCTGTCCATCGAAAGGCAGAGAGTTGCTACCTTGGAAAATAGTTTCAAGACTTCAAAAGAGGCCCATGAAGTCCAGGAACAGTCTTTGAGACTGGAGGTTACACAACTGCAGCAGGAGATTGATGGCCATTTGAAGAAGTTGGAGGAGTCATTAAATGAGATGAATTCCCTCAAAGAAGAAATGTCTCGCCAGCAGGATGCTGCACTCCAGAAAGAACAAAAGGTTTCTGTTTTGGCATCGCAAAAGAAATCTCTGGAGGAAAACTTCTCTCAACTTCAGAATAAACTAGCAGAGGCCACTACACTAGCTACAGAAAGACAAACTGAGTTACTTAGGCTTCAAGAGGAGGTCCAGCATCAAGAGAATCTCAGAGCAAAAGCTCAGGAAATCGAGGAGACTCAACGTAAAGAGCTTCAAACAGAGGTAGCTGAACTTCAAGTTAGAGTTCAGGAGCTTACTGTTTTTGCTTCTGAAAGAGAAATACAGTTTGATTCTCTTCAGGAAAAGATGAAGGAACAGGAAGACTACAGCCAGAAACTCCTTCAGAAATCTGAAGAAGCTCTTCAGACAGAACTTGAGAACATCGTCGACTTGAAGGGGCAACTTGAGTCTGCCAAACATCAGACTGCAGTTAAAAACAAGCTTTTGGAGTCAGTGGAAGAAAAGCTGAGACAAATGGAGCTCATGTACCAACAGAAAGAGACCCTTGCTAGTGAAGCTTGTCAGGCCAAGGAAACTTTAGAGAGAAGAGTGAATGAGCTTTACTGTAAGCAGAAGCAAGATTTGGATAGGTACCAACAAGATTTAGAGAccttaaaaaaggaaaaggaacaCCTTTCTTTGGTGAACGAGTCTCTCCAGAGTGAACACCAGACCTTGCAGGTGCAGAGCAAGGAGCAACAGCAGACACTAAATGCATTAAAGGTGGACTTACAGAATGCCCAAGATGGGTACCAGCAAGAGTTAGGAACCttgaagaaggagaaggaccATCTTGCCTCACTGAGTCAGTCCCTCGAGAATGAGTGTCAGAACTTGCAGGCAGAGAATAAGGTGCAGCTGGAGGAGTTAAATGTCCTGAAGGCTGATCTTCAGAACACACAAAATGGTTATCAGCAAGAGATAGAAACATTAAAGAATGAGAAGGAACATCTCTCTTCAGCGAACCAGTCCCTCCAGCAAGAGTTACAAACCTTGCATGCAGAGAAAACTGGGCAACAAGAGGAACTGAATGCCCTCAAGGCTGACCTGCAAGAAAACAAAGTTAAATTCGAGAAAGATCTGGAGAGCTTAAAGAATGAGAAGGATCAGCTCTCTTCAGTAAACCAGTCCCTCCAGACTGAGTGCCAAGTCTTGCAGTTAGAGAACAATGAACAACTGGAGACACTAAATGCTGTCAAGGCAGACCTACAAGAAAGCAAAGATGAACACGAAAAACATCTGGAAACCTTGAAGAATGAGCAGCAACAGCTTGCCTCACTGAACCAGTCTCTCCAGAGTGAGTGCCAGAACCTTCAGGCAGAGAAAACCGTGCAACAGGAGGAGTTGAATGCCCTTAAGGCTGacctgcaagaaagaaaagctAAATACCAAAAAGATCTAGAGATTTCAAAGTGTGAAAAGGAGCACCTCTCTTCCGTGAACCAGTCCCTTCAGACTGAGTGCCAGACCTTACAAGCAGAGAACAGGAGACAACAGGAGATGCTGAATGCTCTCAAGGCAGACCTACAAAATGCCCAAGATGGGTACCGACAAGAATTAGAAACTTTGAAGAACGAACAGGAAAATCTCTGCTCTGTGAACCAGTCCCTCCGGAGTGAGTGCCAGAACCTGCAGGCAGAGAAAACCGTGCAACAGGAGGAGTTGAATGCCCTTAAGGCTGACCTGCAAGAAAGCAAAGATGAACACGAAAAACATCTGGAAACCTTGAAGAATGAGCAGGAACAGCTTGCCTCACTGAACCAGTCTCTCCAGAGTGAGTGCCAGAACCTGCAGGCAGAGAAAACCGTGCAACAGGAGGAGTTGAATGCCCTTAAGGCTGACCTGCAAGAAAGCAAAGATAAACACGAAAAAGATCTGGAAACCTTGAAGAATGAGAAGGAACAGCTTGCCTCACTGAACCAGTCTCTCCAGAGTGAGTGCCAGAACCTGCAGGCAGAGAAAACCGTGCAACAGGAGGAGTTGAATGCCCTTAAGGCTGACCTGCAAGAAAGCAAAGATAAACACGAAAAAGATCTGGAAACCTTGAAGAATGAGAAGGAACAGCTTGCCTCACTGAACCAGTCTCTCCAGAGTGAGTGCCAGAACCTGCAGGCAGAGAAAACCGTGCAACAGGAGGAGTTGAATGCCCTTAAGGCTGACCTGCAAGAAAGCAAAGATAAACACGAAAAAGATCTGGAAACCTTGAAGAATGAGCAGGAACAGCTTGCCTCACTGAACCAGTCTCTCCAGAGTGAGTGCCAGAACCTGCAGGCAGAGAAAACCGTGCAACAGGAGGAGTTGAATGCCCTTAAGGCTGacctgcaagaaagaaaagctAAATACCAAAAAGATCTAGAGATTTCAAAGTGTGAAAAGGAGCACCTCTCTTCTCTGAACCAGTCCCTTCAGACTGAGTGCCAGACCTTACAAGCAGAGAACAGGAGACAACAGGAGATGCTGAATGCTCTCAAGGCAGACCTACAAAATGCCAAAGATGGGTACCGACAAGAATTAGAAACTTTGAAGAACGAACAGGAACATCTCCATTCTGCGAACCAGTCCCTTCGGAGTGAGTGCCAGAACCTGCAGGCAGAGAAAACCGTGCAACAGGGGGAGTTGAATGCCCTCAAGGCTGACCTGCAAGAAAGCAAagataaacacaaaaaagaTCTGGAAACCTTGAAGAATGAGAAGGAACAGCTTGCTTCAGTGAACCAGTCCCTGCAGGCAGAGAAAACTGGGCAACAGGAGGAGTTGAATGCTCTCAAGGCTGATCTGCAAGAAAACAAAGATGCATACCACAAAGATCTGGAAACCTTGAAGAATGAGAAGGATCATCTTGCCTCAGTGAACCAGTCCCTTCTTAAAGACCTTGAGGAAGCCCAGAAGGTGGGAGCAGAACTGGTCTCTGTCAGAGAAGTCACCCAACAGCGAGAAAATGAGCTTGAAACCCACGTTAAGGAACTACAGGTGAAGATGAAAGAATTCTCAACACTGGTTGATGAAAGAGAGGCTGAAATAAGAAATCTTCACCTAGAAGTAAAGCAGCAAGAAGCTTCCAGGCTCAGCGCTCTTGATCAGTTTAAGGAGTCTGAGAAGCAGAAGCAGGATGCCTGTCAGGCTAACGAAGTCTTGGAGAAAGCCATTTCTGAGCTGCACCTCAAGCGAAAACAAGAGCTTGAGAAGTACCAGCAGCAACTGGATGCCTTGGCAAAGGAGAAAGACATCCTTACCACTGTAAACCATTCCCTCCAGGCTGAGAGAAAGGCACAACAGGAGGCTCTGATTGACCTCCAGAGTGGCTTgcagcaggaagtgaagaccctgaaaaaagaaaaggagcaTCTGTCTTCAATTAACCAGTCACTTCAGAGGGAGTGTGATGCCTCCCAGAGACTCGGAGCAGATTTGGAGGCGAAGCTGAAGGGACAGACTGAATCAATCCGGGCTACGAAAGAGGCTCTCCAAAAGAAAGAGAAGCAGAACCAAGAACTACAGGAGCAGCTCAGGGTGAAGACTGAAACTGTGGAGCACTACAAAGTACAG GTAGAAAAAGCGAAAACTCATTACAACGGGAAAAAGCAACAACTCCTGGAGGAGCAGGAAGCATGTCGGACCCTCCAGACCTCTTTGGAAACCAGCGAAAGTGAGGCGAAGGCCTTGAAGGCTGAGCTGAAACTGGTGTCCATGGAGCTGGAGAAGATCAAGGAGACTGAgaagtgtttgatggtgaaggTCAAGAGTCTGGAGACGCAG TTGGATTACGCAGACCGTCAGTTAAGAGAACAGAGAAAGCAGGAAGGCCAAAGCGTCAAGGTGAAACACAGAGAAAGCGTTTATGGGAAAATCCCAGAACATCCGCAGAATGCTAGCACGGAGAGCCTGGAGCTCAACCTGGATGATTCTCTGGATAACGCTGG cagtaAACGGTCCCTGCCTGGTGAGTCCAGCACTCCTTTGGTCCGAAGTTCCGAACGCTTGGCAGCAAAACGGCACGCTCAAGGTGGAGGCTCTTTAGAGACGCTGTACTTCACTCCCATGATGCCACGGGCCAAGAAACACGAAGGCGCACCCCAGGATCACAAATTAGAAAGCAGCATCACGTCACTCGGGGAGCTAACTCTGGATTCGGCGAAGAAGCCGAGCTCTTCGGTCCAGAGACGACGCACCACGCAAGTCATCAACATCACCATGACCAAG AAAACTCCTCGCGGTGGTGCTGCCGACGCAGATGAATCTTTCTTCAGCCTGCACTCGGCTCAGTCGCAGCCCAATGTGGCCTCCCACAAAGCCCGGCCCGTCTCGGCAGAGATCTTCGAGGATCCCGACAAACTTCTCAGCCTTCCTGGGTATCGTCGTAGCACTGCTCATGGCACCGTTCCCCCACGAC CCTCAAGTGTGTTCTGTTTAGGATCAGAGTACGAGCCGGACCACCTCGCCGACGACTGGATGAGAATCGCAGAGCTGCAGTCGCGTAACAAAGCCTGTTTACCTCACCTGAAGAgcagctacccgctggagtccAGG CCCAGTCTGGGTTTCACACACCTGCCCGTAACCGACGAGGACGTTCGTACCGGCGACCCTCACGAGACCATTCGCCGTGCCTCCATGGTCCCGTCTCAGCTCAAGGACTCGGTCGCTGCTCACCGGCTCTCCCTGGCCCCCCCTGCAGCGGCTGCGCATGGCCGCGCACCCCAAGTGTCCAAATCACGGGAAGTGCGATCCACACGCAGCCCCCTGGCCCCTAAGCGGCCTGCGGGGCAAGTACAGGACTTGGACACACCCGAG gCGAAGAAGTTTGTCAGCTGCTTCCCTCGAACTCCTAAAGGGAGGAACCTTCGCTCTACCAGCTCGCAGAACATCGCACCCTCTCTG gCTGATCGGAGGCAGTCCATGGCGTTCGTGATTGACAATACTCCTAAAAAAGTTGTGCGTGGGGACAGCAGCCTGCTGCAGCGCGGCATCAGCAAACTCCGCAAATCCCCGCGCGCCGCCAGCACGAAGTCACCAAAGATCACCAGCAGCGCGAAGAAG AGCCCAGCATTCGGCAGTTTGCTCTGA